The proteins below are encoded in one region of Nitrospira sp.:
- the lgt gene encoding prolipoprotein diacylglyceryl transferase, with product MTHQHALPYPDISPVIVQIGPLALRWYGLMYLIGLTVAYVLIKRRVERHQLGLTQEQVYDMVVFAALGVFLGGRLGYVLFYNLSYYLEHPVKIVAVWEGGMSFHGGLLGVIVALVVFARRVGVSVYTVADLAAAVTPVGLGFGRLGNFINGELFGRPSDVPWCMVFPSGGPVCRHPSQLYEAMLEGLVLFTVLWTINRRPTPPGTILWSFLAGYGICRVIVEFFREPDAQMGVFLGGISMGQLLSAPMILIGAIMLIVGYRRRDAIVSPLRSHRPRTPR from the coding sequence ATGACACACCAACACGCGTTGCCATATCCCGATATCAGCCCGGTTATCGTCCAGATCGGTCCCCTGGCACTCCGGTGGTATGGGCTGATGTACCTCATCGGACTCACGGTGGCATATGTCCTCATTAAACGGAGGGTTGAACGACATCAGTTGGGCCTGACTCAGGAGCAAGTCTACGACATGGTCGTGTTTGCCGCCCTCGGTGTCTTCCTTGGTGGTCGGCTCGGTTACGTGCTGTTCTACAATCTCTCCTACTACCTCGAACATCCGGTCAAGATCGTGGCCGTGTGGGAAGGCGGCATGTCTTTCCATGGCGGCTTATTGGGAGTGATCGTCGCGTTGGTCGTGTTTGCTCGCCGCGTCGGGGTATCTGTGTACACGGTCGCTGATCTTGCCGCGGCCGTCACACCTGTTGGCCTGGGATTCGGCCGGCTGGGAAATTTCATCAATGGGGAGTTGTTCGGACGTCCAAGCGACGTCCCGTGGTGTATGGTGTTTCCATCGGGCGGACCGGTTTGCCGCCATCCGTCACAGCTCTATGAGGCCATGCTGGAGGGGTTGGTCCTGTTTACGGTTCTTTGGACGATCAATCGGCGACCAACGCCGCCGGGAACCATTCTGTGGAGTTTTCTTGCAGGGTATGGGATCTGTCGTGTCATCGTCGAATTTTTCCGTGAGCCGGACGCCCAGATGGGAGTCTTTTTGGGTGGGATCTCCATGGGGCAGTTACTGAGCGCTCCAATGATTCTCATCGGAGCGATCATGCTCATAGTTGGGTACCGACGCCGAGACGCCATCGTGTCTCCACTGCGCTCCCATAGACCTCGAACGCCCCGTTGA
- a CDS encoding AsnC family transcriptional regulator yields the protein MATRAYILIKVKTGKAKQVVEALKKIQGVEHVHPCFGQPDIFSFVSVADERALSEVVITRIHTIEGVEETDTHIVAEA from the coding sequence ATGGCCACGCGCGCGTACATTTTGATCAAGGTGAAGACTGGAAAGGCGAAACAGGTCGTGGAGGCGCTCAAGAAAATTCAGGGCGTGGAGCACGTCCATCCTTGCTTTGGCCAGCCTGACATTTTCAGCTTTGTCAGCGTGGCCGACGAACGCGCACTATCCGAGGTCGTCATTACGCGCATTCATACGATCGAGGGGGTCGAGGAGACCGACACTCACATCGTGGCTGAGGCCTAG
- the clpB gene encoding chaperone protein ClpB, whose product MDMNRMTIKLQEALQAASGQALRRSHQGVDVEHLLLAVLEQSGGMAPAIFERAGVAASAVTAAAEQALSKVPQVQGPGSGPGQIHVSARLGQVLAKAEQEMQALKDEFVSVEHVLLAMVDEGGVFRKVGLTRDRLLTALQQVRGNQRVTSQDPEGTYQALEKYGRDLTRLASQGKLDPVIGRDDEIRRVIQILSRRTKNNPVLIGEPGVGKTAIVEGLAQRIVKGDVPEGLKQKRVVVLDMGALVAGAKFRGEFEERLKAVLKEVQSAGGQILLFIDELHTVVGAGAAEGSMDAANLLKPMLARGELHLIGATTLDEYRKHIEKDAALERRFQTVMVDQPSIEDTISILRGLKERYEVHHGVRIKDAALVAAAKLSHRYISDRFLPDKAIDLVDEAAARLRTEIDSLPAELDEVSRKVMQLEIEREALKRESDAGSRARLETLVKELEEKNRDLQTLKARWEAEKISVGRLRKIRQHIDEVKQEIERAERAYDLNRVAELRYGELPKLERDLASEEQHLHEKQGEERLLKEEVDEEDIALVVSRWTGIPVTRLVEGETEKVLRLEELLHERVIGQDEAVTAVADAVLRARSGIKDPKRPIGSFLFLGPTGVGKTELARALAATLFDDENNLIRIDMSEYMEKHTVARLIGAPPGYVGYEEGGQLTEAVRRHPFSVILFDEIEKAHHDVFNLLLQVLDDGRLTDSQGRTVDFKNTVLIMTSNIGSQHILDAQQTGATYEQLRDMVLRELRQHFRPEFLNRVDEVVVFHGLGLDQLSRIVDIQLSRLRERLSERRIALTLTPEARTQLAAKGYDPVYGARPLKRLIQQELETPIARQLVKGELRDGDTAMVDTKDGSIVIVPVVEAEPDTA is encoded by the coding sequence ATGGACATGAATAGGATGACCATAAAACTACAGGAAGCCTTGCAGGCGGCCTCCGGCCAAGCGCTACGCCGCAGCCACCAAGGCGTGGATGTGGAGCATCTCCTCCTCGCGGTATTGGAGCAAAGTGGCGGCATGGCTCCCGCGATCTTTGAACGTGCGGGCGTCGCGGCTTCGGCCGTGACGGCTGCAGCCGAGCAGGCCCTATCGAAGGTCCCGCAGGTGCAAGGGCCGGGATCCGGACCGGGGCAGATTCATGTGAGTGCCAGACTTGGCCAGGTCTTAGCGAAAGCCGAACAGGAAATGCAGGCACTCAAAGATGAGTTTGTGAGCGTCGAACACGTACTCCTCGCCATGGTTGATGAGGGCGGAGTTTTCCGCAAGGTCGGTCTCACTCGTGATCGATTACTCACGGCGCTACAACAGGTACGCGGCAATCAGCGTGTCACATCGCAGGATCCGGAAGGCACCTATCAGGCACTCGAAAAGTACGGCCGAGACCTTACACGCCTCGCTTCGCAAGGAAAGCTCGACCCTGTCATCGGGAGAGACGACGAGATCCGTCGTGTGATTCAAATCCTGTCTCGTCGTACGAAGAACAATCCGGTGCTCATCGGGGAGCCCGGTGTGGGTAAAACGGCCATCGTCGAGGGGCTGGCCCAGCGCATCGTCAAGGGTGACGTTCCTGAAGGGCTCAAGCAAAAGCGCGTCGTCGTATTGGATATGGGCGCACTCGTGGCCGGAGCGAAGTTTCGCGGGGAATTTGAGGAACGGCTGAAGGCGGTGTTGAAGGAGGTCCAATCGGCGGGTGGGCAAATCCTGCTGTTCATCGATGAGTTGCATACCGTCGTCGGGGCCGGAGCGGCCGAGGGCAGCATGGATGCGGCCAATCTTCTCAAACCGATGCTCGCCCGAGGCGAGCTACACCTGATCGGCGCCACAACCTTGGACGAATATCGCAAGCACATCGAAAAGGACGCGGCGCTGGAGCGTCGGTTTCAAACGGTGATGGTCGATCAACCCTCAATCGAGGATACCATCTCGATCCTGCGTGGGCTCAAGGAACGGTATGAGGTCCACCACGGCGTCAGGATCAAAGATGCGGCGTTGGTCGCAGCGGCCAAGCTGTCGCACCGGTACATTTCCGATCGGTTTCTCCCGGACAAGGCCATCGATCTGGTCGATGAAGCTGCGGCGCGGCTGAGGACTGAAATCGACAGCTTGCCGGCCGAACTCGATGAAGTATCCCGCAAGGTCATGCAATTGGAAATCGAGCGCGAGGCCCTGAAAAGGGAATCCGATGCTGGGAGCCGAGCCCGCCTTGAGACCCTTGTGAAAGAACTCGAGGAGAAAAACCGAGACCTGCAGACACTCAAGGCACGCTGGGAGGCGGAGAAGATCTCGGTGGGCCGCCTTCGAAAGATTCGTCAACACATCGATGAGGTGAAGCAAGAGATTGAGCGGGCGGAACGGGCATACGATCTCAATCGTGTCGCCGAACTCCGGTACGGCGAGTTGCCGAAATTGGAACGCGATTTGGCATCAGAAGAACAGCATCTTCATGAGAAACAGGGAGAGGAGCGCCTGCTGAAGGAGGAAGTCGACGAGGAAGATATCGCGCTCGTGGTCAGCCGCTGGACGGGCATTCCCGTTACACGCTTGGTCGAAGGTGAGACGGAAAAAGTGCTGCGCTTGGAGGAGTTGCTTCACGAGCGCGTGATCGGGCAGGACGAAGCTGTGACTGCGGTGGCCGACGCCGTTCTGCGTGCCCGCTCCGGTATTAAGGATCCAAAACGACCGATCGGCTCGTTCCTGTTCCTCGGGCCGACGGGCGTGGGGAAAACGGAACTCGCACGAGCGCTTGCTGCGACGTTGTTCGATGATGAAAACAATTTGATTCGAATCGACATGTCCGAATACATGGAAAAACATACGGTCGCCAGGCTGATTGGCGCACCTCCCGGCTACGTCGGCTATGAGGAAGGCGGGCAACTGACGGAGGCGGTCCGCCGGCATCCGTTCTCGGTCATCCTGTTCGACGAAATCGAAAAGGCGCACCACGATGTCTTCAATCTGTTGTTGCAGGTGTTGGACGACGGCCGCCTCACTGACTCACAAGGCCGCACGGTCGACTTCAAGAATACCGTCCTCATCATGACCTCCAATATCGGGAGTCAACATATTTTGGACGCCCAGCAGACGGGGGCCACCTACGAACAGCTTCGAGACATGGTGCTGCGCGAATTGCGTCAGCACTTCCGACCGGAGTTCCTCAACCGGGTCGACGAGGTGGTGGTCTTTCATGGACTGGGTTTGGACCAGCTCAGTCGCATCGTCGACATTCAGTTATCGCGTCTTCGGGAACGCCTGTCTGAGCGTCGGATTGCGCTGACGTTGACGCCCGAGGCGCGGACACAACTGGCCGCAAAGGGTTATGACCCCGTCTACGGTGCCCGCCCCCTCAAGCGGCTCATTCAACAGGAGTTGGAGACTCCGATCGCACGGCAATTGGTCAAGGGCGAGTTGCGTGACGGTGATACCGCCATGGTGGACACGAAGGATGGATCAATCGTCATCGTGCCCGTCGTCGAAGCCGAACCAGATACTGCATAG
- a CDS encoding transcriptional regulator, producing MEKEKILVIDDDEGLLHLLKMRLTAMGFAVTTCTTGQEAFSEAKKGVFDLAITDLRLKGEDGLMITEELLRIHPGLPVIILTAHGSIPNAVEAMQRGATGYLTKPFDDKELKASLERALSQQRMSREIQRLKLLVKELYGMENVVARSPLMQRLFQQIAQVADTDATICLLGETGVGKEVVARVVHANSRRAQGPFIALNCAAIPETLFESELFGHVKGAFTNAHAAKKGLFQSANGGTLFLDEIAEMPLSMQVKLLRAVQDREVREVGADYTTKVDVRIIVATNRDLTEAVKAGTFRSDLYYRVQVVPLIVPPLRERRDDIPVLAHHFLKQSVGRTNKDVRGFTPAAMQKLTMYHWPGNVRELENAIEKAVIMSRQDMITPDLLPSITAVSDAPLKPLTEAKEEFERGYLRSVLQLTNGNISRAAQFAGRYRADFYKMLKKYGLHPSLIKGKSEGEFEEVGEEAETSEELTQP from the coding sequence ATGGAAAAAGAGAAGATTTTAGTCATCGACGACGACGAGGGGCTGCTACATCTGCTGAAGATGCGCCTCACGGCTATGGGCTTCGCAGTCACGACCTGCACCACGGGTCAGGAAGCTTTTTCGGAAGCTAAGAAAGGAGTGTTTGATCTAGCGATCACCGATCTTCGCTTGAAGGGCGAAGACGGTCTTATGATCACAGAGGAACTCCTGCGTATCCACCCCGGACTTCCTGTGATCATTCTGACCGCCCATGGGAGTATCCCGAACGCCGTCGAGGCCATGCAGCGCGGTGCCACTGGGTATCTTACGAAGCCGTTCGATGATAAGGAATTGAAGGCCAGCCTGGAACGTGCGCTCTCTCAGCAACGGATGAGCCGCGAGATCCAGCGACTCAAGCTTCTGGTCAAAGAGCTCTACGGCATGGAGAATGTCGTCGCCCGTAGCCCCCTGATGCAGCGCCTCTTTCAGCAAATTGCACAGGTAGCGGACACTGACGCAACCATCTGCCTCCTCGGAGAAACGGGGGTGGGAAAAGAAGTTGTGGCTCGTGTGGTTCACGCGAACAGCCGCAGAGCACAGGGCCCGTTTATCGCGCTCAATTGTGCGGCGATTCCAGAAACGTTATTCGAGAGCGAGCTCTTTGGCCACGTGAAGGGTGCGTTCACGAACGCGCATGCCGCGAAGAAGGGGCTCTTTCAAAGTGCGAACGGCGGCACGCTCTTCCTCGATGAGATTGCCGAGATGCCGCTGTCTATGCAGGTCAAGCTCCTTCGTGCCGTGCAGGACCGAGAGGTCCGGGAAGTCGGCGCCGATTATACGACCAAGGTCGACGTTCGGATCATCGTGGCGACCAATCGCGATCTCACCGAAGCAGTGAAGGCCGGGACGTTCCGAAGCGACCTGTACTATCGCGTGCAGGTCGTCCCGCTCATTGTTCCCCCGTTGCGCGAGCGACGAGACGATATTCCGGTATTGGCCCATCATTTCCTGAAACAGTCAGTCGGACGGACGAACAAGGATGTGCGGGGGTTTACGCCCGCAGCCATGCAGAAGCTGACGATGTATCATTGGCCGGGGAACGTCCGTGAACTGGAAAACGCAATCGAAAAGGCCGTGATCATGTCCAGACAAGACATGATCACACCGGATCTGTTACCGTCCATTACAGCTGTTTCGGACGCACCGTTAAAGCCCCTGACCGAGGCCAAAGAAGAGTTCGAACGGGGATACCTCAGAAGCGTGTTGCAACTGACCAATGGCAATATCTCCCGCGCAGCACAGTTTGCAGGTCGGTATCGAGCTGATTTTTACAAGATGCTCAAAAAGTACGGCCTCCACCCCTCATTGATCAAAGGAAAGTCAGAAGGAGAGTTCGAGGAGGTTGGCGAGGAAGCGGAAACGAGCGAAGAGTTGACGCAGCCGTAA
- a CDS encoding response regulator, whose amino-acid sequence MASILLIDDDPGVRKALRLNLEAAGYKVTEAASGREALDLYRAAASDVVVTDILMPDTDGLEATLVLVREYPDAKIIAMTGASGKTNFLDVAKLFGAQKVLQKPFPIGDLLSAIQDVLKAA is encoded by the coding sequence ATGGCTTCCATCCTACTTATTGACGACGATCCGGGCGTACGCAAGGCGCTACGGCTCAATCTCGAAGCCGCAGGCTACAAGGTGACGGAAGCGGCAAGCGGTCGAGAAGCCCTGGACCTCTATCGGGCGGCTGCGTCCGATGTGGTGGTAACAGATATTCTTATGCCGGATACAGATGGATTGGAAGCGACGCTCGTACTCGTCCGAGAATACCCAGATGCCAAGATCATCGCCATGACCGGTGCCAGCGGAAAGACTAACTTTCTCGACGTTGCCAAACTGTTTGGCGCGCAAAAAGTTTTGCAAAAGCCCTTCCCGATCGGCGATCTCTTGAGTGCGATTCAGGACGTGCTGAAGGCTGCGTAA
- the comM gene encoding ATP-dependent protease — MLAKVLSTTVVGMDAHLVHVEVDISGGLPQFSIVGLPDSIVKESRDRVRAALKNTGFTFPVKKITVNLAPAGIKKEGAGLDLAIAVGILVAQGAIVADRVTETVFVGELSLDGQIKGVSGALSMGVMCGSAYRLVLPACNAMEAALVPDVKAYPAQTLPEVVEWLHGREPIAPQMVNVASFWEARPADHEDFSDVRGQAHAKRALEIAAAGGHNLLLIGPPGAGKTMLARRLPGILPPLELEEALSTTRVYSCAGLVDPHHPLMTTRPFRAPHHGVSDAGLIGGGVIPRPGEVSLAHHGVLFLDEIAEFKRHVLDGLRQPLEEGFLVISRATASIRYPARVMLVAAMNPCPCGYFGDRTRECLCTPQQVRRYRSRLSGPLMDRLDLHVDVPPVPVQQLSEHSARGESSADIRRRVVAARQRQRTRYGEDACRWNAHLRPKQIIAHCALDSDGRLLLEQVMTKLKLSARAHARILRVARTIADLAESERVLTPHVAEAVQYRTLDRSVES, encoded by the coding sequence ATGCTCGCTAAAGTTCTCAGTACCACCGTCGTGGGGATGGATGCCCATCTGGTCCACGTCGAGGTCGACATCAGCGGTGGGTTACCGCAATTCTCCATCGTCGGGCTGCCTGATTCGATCGTCAAGGAAAGCCGTGATCGGGTGCGTGCGGCCCTCAAGAACACCGGTTTTACGTTTCCGGTCAAGAAAATCACCGTCAATCTTGCGCCTGCGGGCATCAAGAAGGAAGGCGCAGGTCTCGATCTCGCCATCGCAGTGGGAATTCTGGTGGCGCAAGGCGCCATTGTTGCGGATCGAGTCACGGAGACTGTCTTTGTGGGGGAACTCTCACTGGATGGACAGATCAAGGGCGTGTCCGGCGCGCTTTCGATGGGAGTGATGTGCGGTTCCGCATATCGTCTGGTGCTTCCGGCGTGCAATGCAATGGAGGCCGCGCTGGTCCCTGATGTCAAAGCCTATCCCGCTCAGACCCTGCCTGAGGTGGTCGAGTGGCTTCACGGACGAGAGCCGATCGCACCGCAAATGGTGAATGTGGCGTCGTTCTGGGAGGCGCGACCCGCCGACCACGAGGACTTCTCCGATGTCCGTGGACAGGCCCATGCCAAACGTGCCCTGGAAATTGCGGCCGCCGGAGGACATAACCTGCTTCTCATCGGGCCGCCCGGTGCCGGAAAAACCATGTTGGCGAGACGACTGCCTGGTATCCTTCCCCCGCTGGAGTTGGAGGAGGCGCTTTCGACCACCCGAGTCTACAGTTGCGCCGGCCTGGTGGACCCGCACCATCCCCTCATGACGACCCGTCCATTTCGTGCCCCTCATCATGGAGTATCCGACGCAGGATTGATCGGCGGCGGTGTGATCCCGCGTCCCGGCGAGGTGTCGCTCGCGCACCATGGTGTCCTGTTTCTCGACGAGATAGCGGAATTCAAACGTCACGTGCTCGATGGACTTCGGCAACCGTTGGAAGAGGGTTTCCTCGTCATCAGTCGCGCCACGGCTTCGATTCGCTATCCCGCGCGTGTTATGCTGGTGGCCGCGATGAATCCCTGTCCCTGCGGCTACTTTGGCGATCGGACTCGTGAATGTCTCTGCACGCCCCAGCAGGTGCGCCGGTATCGAAGTCGTCTCTCGGGACCACTGATGGACCGTCTGGATCTCCATGTCGACGTCCCGCCGGTGCCCGTTCAACAGTTGAGCGAGCACTCCGCCAGAGGAGAATCCTCGGCGGACATCCGCCGCCGTGTCGTGGCCGCCCGTCAACGCCAGCGTACCCGGTATGGTGAGGATGCGTGTCGATGGAACGCGCACCTGCGTCCCAAACAGATCATCGCACACTGCGCGCTCGATTCGGACGGTCGTCTCCTGCTCGAGCAGGTCATGACGAAATTGAAACTCTCGGCGCGAGCCCACGCACGAATTTTGAGAGTGGCGCGTACCATTGCAGACCTGGCGGAATCGGAGCGCGTTCTGACTCCGCACGTGGCGGAAGCCGTCCAGTATCGCACCCTGGATCGGTCAGTGGAGAGCTAA